One Mycolicibacterium fortuitum subsp. fortuitum genomic window carries:
- a CDS encoding sigma-70 family RNA polymerase sigma factor — protein MSIDDCLAERFERDALPLVDQLYAAARRYTHNAADAEDLVQDVMAKAYGSFHTYRDGTNIRAWLFRILTNTWINSYRTAQRRPQEVFADELTDAQLAEVAQRFPLGVVSAELAALEAMGDDEVRQAVRALPESQGIVVYYADVAGFRYKEIADILQIPVGTVMSRLHRGRRALRSRLVEMAVARGYLERPSHNGTAA, from the coding sequence GTGAGTATTGACGATTGTCTCGCAGAACGGTTCGAGCGCGATGCGCTGCCGCTGGTGGATCAGCTGTACGCGGCCGCGCGTCGCTACACCCACAACGCTGCGGACGCCGAAGACCTGGTTCAAGACGTTATGGCCAAGGCATACGGCAGTTTTCACACCTACCGGGACGGCACGAACATCCGTGCATGGCTCTTTCGGATCCTGACCAACACGTGGATCAACTCGTACCGCACGGCACAGCGTCGGCCACAGGAGGTCTTCGCCGACGAGCTCACCGATGCTCAACTCGCTGAGGTGGCCCAGCGGTTTCCGCTGGGCGTGGTCTCGGCGGAACTGGCGGCACTGGAGGCCATGGGTGACGACGAGGTGCGTCAGGCGGTGCGGGCATTACCGGAATCGCAGGGCATCGTCGTGTACTACGCCGACGTTGCGGGCTTCCGGTACAAGGAGATTGCGGACATTCTGCAGATTCCCGTCGGCACGGTGATGTCGCGATTGCATCGCGGACGCCGTGCGTTGCGGTCGAGGTTGGTTGAAATGGCAGTCGCCCGTGGCTATCTCGAACGGCCGTCACATAACGGCACGGCGGCCTGA
- a CDS encoding MmpS family transport accessory protein, protein MLKHAWIPVVLIVVLAISGLVVSRLHRMFGSEDLNANAGAGIEIVQFNPKVVLYEVYGPPGTSADISYFDPDANVHSVNAPLPWSVTLSTTLPTVSANLMARSDSESSGDHIGCRVTVNGTVREEQSANGVNAQTYCLVKSA, encoded by the coding sequence GTGTTGAAACACGCATGGATTCCAGTGGTTCTGATTGTCGTACTGGCCATATCGGGCCTGGTGGTCTCACGACTACACCGGATGTTCGGCTCGGAGGATCTCAATGCGAATGCCGGTGCCGGGATCGAGATCGTCCAGTTCAACCCCAAGGTGGTCTTGTACGAGGTGTACGGACCGCCCGGAACTTCCGCCGATATCAGCTATTTCGATCCGGACGCCAATGTGCACTCGGTCAATGCCCCGCTGCCGTGGTCTGTGACCTTGTCCACCACATTGCCCACGGTCAGCGCGAACCTGATGGCGCGCAGCGACAGTGAAAGCAGCGGCGACCACATCGGGTGCCGGGTCACCGTCAACGGCACTGTCCGCGAGGAGCAATCCGCCAATGGCGTCAACGCCCAGACCTACTGCCTGGTGAAGTCCGCATGA
- a CDS encoding RND family transporter, whose protein sequence is MTASATSPESTGKPKRPAFPHLLRVLAWPIILFWVAIAVVVNVIAPQLEVVGELHAAPMAPEDAPSMQAMKLMGANFKEFNSNSTIMVVVEGQEPLGPEAHQYYDEIIHKLQQDPEHIQHIQDFWGDTLTAAGAQSADGKASYVMINLAGEQGMTLANEGVEAVRKVIEETKAPPGVQAHVAGPAALTNDMHVIGNASLAEITLITLVAIAAMLLVVYRSVRTTLVQLFLTFLALLTARGVVSVLAMHDVFGLTTFAGNILTMLAIAAATDYGIFIFGRYREDRGMGLDRDDSYYATFKSVAPVIVGSGLTIAGATYCLSFARLPYFSTMGAPVAIGMVVVVVISVTLGPAVLYLGSRVGLYESKRPPQSKFWRKVGTAVVRWPAPIFVASLFIVLIGVVAIPGYKPAYNDRYYLPKDAPVNIGFAAADRHFSQARMNPDILMVESTHDMRNPADMLVLNKISSNVMHAEGIAMVQSITRPLGIPIQHSSIPFQTSISGQTSNMNLPFQRKQLEDQLRMIDATNTSIDIMKRQYQLSLEQTQLTQDSAAKSQELLEVTKKMRDNIANFDDQFRPMRNYFYWEPHCFDIPMCSAARSVFDALDGIDELTDKTSAVQVNTDELADLAPKLTALLPQTIASMETSRDLSLASYNSQKALIDQMQAMNDTALSMGAAFDDAKNDDLFYLPPEAFTNPDFERGLKMFLSPDGKSARMFITHQTDPATVDGIARVESERKAAQEALKMSSLSDAKIYLGGVAATYKDMSDGARYDLMIAVVSALTLIFMIMLILTRSAVAALTIVLTAGSSIAASFGISVLLWQDLFGMPVHWLVMLMSVIILLAVGSDYNLLLVSRFQDEIHAGLKTGIIRSMAGTGGVVTSAGLVFAATMAGMMASNLIVLAQMGSTIAIGLLIDTFIVRSLLMPSIATLLGRWFWWPQVVYPRGDNHFRKPAAPRPPNAGDEDTAVIPVTTG, encoded by the coding sequence ATGACCGCATCCGCCACCTCGCCCGAGTCCACCGGCAAGCCGAAGCGTCCTGCCTTCCCACACCTGCTCCGCGTTCTGGCGTGGCCGATCATCCTGTTCTGGGTCGCCATCGCAGTCGTGGTTAATGTGATCGCGCCGCAGCTCGAAGTCGTCGGCGAATTGCACGCCGCACCGATGGCGCCCGAGGACGCCCCGTCGATGCAGGCGATGAAGCTGATGGGAGCCAACTTCAAGGAGTTCAACTCCAACAGCACGATCATGGTCGTCGTCGAGGGCCAGGAGCCGCTGGGCCCGGAGGCGCACCAGTACTACGACGAGATCATCCACAAGCTGCAGCAGGATCCCGAGCACATCCAGCACATCCAGGACTTCTGGGGTGACACGCTGACCGCGGCCGGCGCGCAGAGCGCTGACGGCAAAGCGTCCTACGTGATGATCAACCTCGCCGGCGAGCAAGGCATGACGCTCGCCAATGAGGGCGTCGAAGCCGTCCGCAAGGTCATCGAGGAGACGAAGGCTCCGCCGGGGGTGCAGGCGCACGTCGCCGGGCCTGCCGCGCTGACCAACGATATGCACGTCATCGGCAACGCGAGCCTGGCCGAGATCACCCTGATCACCCTGGTCGCCATCGCCGCCATGCTGCTGGTGGTCTATCGCTCGGTCAGAACCACGCTGGTCCAATTGTTCCTGACGTTCCTGGCGCTGCTCACCGCGCGCGGCGTGGTGTCCGTGTTGGCGATGCACGATGTGTTCGGGTTGACCACCTTCGCGGGCAACATCCTGACCATGCTGGCGATCGCCGCCGCCACCGACTACGGCATCTTCATCTTCGGCCGGTATCGCGAAGACCGCGGCATGGGCCTGGACCGGGACGACTCCTACTACGCGACCTTCAAATCGGTTGCGCCCGTCATCGTCGGTTCCGGTCTGACCATCGCCGGAGCGACCTACTGCCTCAGCTTCGCGCGGCTGCCCTACTTCTCCACCATGGGCGCGCCCGTCGCGATCGGCATGGTCGTGGTCGTGGTCATCTCGGTCACGCTCGGCCCGGCGGTGCTCTACCTCGGCAGCCGTGTCGGGCTGTACGAGTCCAAGCGGCCCCCGCAGAGCAAGTTCTGGCGCAAGGTCGGCACCGCGGTGGTGCGTTGGCCCGCACCGATTTTCGTGGCCAGCCTGTTCATCGTGCTGATCGGGGTGGTGGCCATCCCCGGGTACAAGCCGGCCTACAACGACCGGTACTACCTGCCCAAGGATGCCCCCGTGAACATCGGTTTCGCGGCTGCCGACCGGCACTTCTCCCAGGCCAGGATGAACCCCGACATTCTTATGGTCGAATCCACCCATGACATGCGCAATCCCGCCGACATGCTTGTGCTGAACAAGATTTCGAGCAATGTGATGCATGCCGAAGGCATCGCGATGGTGCAGAGCATCACCCGGCCGCTGGGAATCCCCATCCAGCACAGCTCAATTCCGTTCCAGACCAGTATCTCGGGGCAGACCAGCAATATGAATCTGCCGTTCCAGCGCAAGCAACTCGAAGACCAGCTTCGGATGATCGACGCGACCAACACCTCGATCGACATCATGAAGAGGCAATACCAGCTCTCGCTCGAACAGACCCAGCTCACCCAGGACTCGGCGGCCAAGTCGCAGGAACTGCTCGAGGTCACCAAGAAGATGCGTGACAACATCGCGAACTTCGACGATCAGTTCCGGCCCATGCGCAACTACTTCTACTGGGAGCCGCACTGCTTCGACATCCCCATGTGCTCCGCGGCGCGTTCGGTTTTCGATGCGCTCGACGGGATCGATGAACTGACCGACAAGACGTCGGCGGTCCAGGTCAACACCGACGAACTGGCGGACCTCGCACCGAAATTGACCGCGCTGCTGCCGCAGACGATCGCGTCGATGGAAACCAGCCGGGATCTGTCGCTGGCGTCGTACAACTCGCAGAAGGCCCTGATCGACCAGATGCAGGCGATGAACGACACCGCGCTGTCAATGGGTGCGGCCTTCGACGACGCCAAGAACGACGACCTTTTCTATCTGCCCCCGGAAGCCTTCACGAACCCCGATTTCGAGCGCGGCTTGAAAATGTTCCTGTCGCCGGACGGTAAGTCCGCCCGCATGTTCATCACCCACCAGACCGACCCGGCGACGGTGGACGGGATCGCACGAGTCGAATCCGAGCGCAAGGCTGCGCAGGAGGCGCTGAAGATGTCGTCACTGTCGGACGCCAAGATCTACCTCGGCGGTGTCGCGGCAACATACAAGGACATGTCCGACGGCGCCCGCTACGACCTGATGATCGCGGTGGTCTCGGCGCTGACGTTGATCTTCATGATCATGCTCATCCTGACGCGCAGTGCGGTGGCCGCGTTGACCATCGTGCTGACGGCCGGCAGCTCGATCGCCGCGTCGTTCGGTATCTCGGTGTTGCTCTGGCAAGACCTGTTCGGGATGCCGGTGCACTGGTTGGTCATGCTGATGTCGGTGATCATCCTGCTGGCGGTCGGATCTGACTACAACCTGCTGCTGGTATCTCGGTTCCAGGATGAGATCCACGCGGGCCTGAAGACCGGCATCATCCGGTCCATGGCCGGCACCGGTGGCGTGGTCACCTCGGCCGGGCTGGTGTTCGCGGCCACGATGGCCGGCATGATGGCGAGCAATCTGATCGTGCTGGCCCAGATGGGCTCGACCATTGCGATCGGTCTGCTGATCGACACTTTCATCGTGCGGTCGCTGCTGATGCCGTCCATCGCCACACTGCTCGGCAGGTGGTTCTGGTGGCCGCAAGTGGTGTACCCCCGCGGCGACAACCACTTCCGCAAACCGGCGGCTCCGCGTCCACCGAATGCCGGCGATGAGGACACTGCGGTTATTCCGGTGACCACCGGGTAG
- a CDS encoding acyl-CoA dehydrogenase family protein: protein MDFSRVELSEDDLAFRDELRAFLAEVVTDEVIQRDRETGENFDETVHLALGKAGYLAGDYQAEADGGFSAVRRRIWELEIGRAHAPWFHWGTTAMVAHTVEKFASAELLDEVLPGVLDGRLRLCLGYTEPEGGSDVATCKTRAVREADGSWIINGSKMFTSNAHNAQYVFLLTNTDPAAPKHKSLSMFLVPLDTPGVEIQPIRTVDGDRTNITYYSDVRVSDRYRVGEVNGGWTVLRGALELEHGTFERETRGLQKLATMTEHINLMAEAVDRVAAVAPTDAASRYRLGRGIARLEAALSSPDMYGRVAIAQTMREVSPDLMDIVGSAGALPVGTAGAADDGGAEYIFRLAGPTGIYGGTLEVFRNMIAQQALGLGRPNYSPAK, encoded by the coding sequence ATGGACTTCTCCCGTGTCGAGCTCTCCGAGGACGACCTTGCCTTCCGTGACGAGCTGCGGGCATTCCTGGCTGAGGTGGTCACCGACGAGGTGATCCAGCGTGACCGCGAGACCGGCGAGAACTTCGACGAGACCGTGCATCTGGCCCTGGGCAAGGCCGGGTATCTGGCCGGCGACTACCAGGCCGAGGCCGACGGCGGATTCAGCGCGGTCCGGCGGCGGATCTGGGAACTGGAGATCGGACGCGCGCATGCGCCGTGGTTTCACTGGGGAACGACCGCAATGGTTGCCCACACTGTCGAGAAATTCGCCTCGGCAGAGCTTCTCGATGAGGTACTGCCGGGTGTCCTGGACGGACGGTTGCGGCTGTGCCTGGGCTACACCGAACCCGAGGGCGGATCCGATGTCGCAACCTGCAAGACCCGCGCGGTCCGGGAAGCGGATGGGAGCTGGATCATCAACGGCTCCAAGATGTTCACCTCGAACGCGCACAACGCCCAGTACGTCTTTCTCCTGACCAATACCGATCCGGCCGCGCCCAAGCACAAGAGCCTCAGCATGTTCCTGGTGCCGCTGGACACCCCTGGCGTCGAGATCCAGCCGATCCGCACCGTCGACGGGGACCGCACCAACATCACCTACTACAGCGATGTCAGGGTCAGTGACCGTTACCGCGTCGGCGAGGTGAACGGCGGTTGGACGGTGCTGCGCGGTGCGCTCGAACTCGAACACGGCACCTTCGAACGCGAGACCCGCGGACTGCAGAAACTCGCCACCATGACCGAGCACATCAACTTGATGGCGGAGGCGGTGGACCGCGTCGCCGCCGTCGCCCCCACCGATGCCGCGTCGCGGTACCGGTTGGGCCGCGGCATCGCCCGGTTGGAGGCCGCACTGAGCAGCCCGGACATGTACGGGCGCGTCGCGATTGCTCAGACCATGCGGGAGGTGTCGCCGGACCTGATGGACATCGTCGGATCGGCCGGGGCGCTGCCGGTCGGGACGGCCGGGGCCGCCGATGACGGCGGAGCCGAGTACATCTTCCGCCTGGCCGGCCCCACCGGCATCTACGGCGGCACGCTCGAGGTGTTCCGCAACATGATCGCGCAGCAGGCCCTAGGGCTGGGCCGGCCGAACTACTCGCCGGCAAAGTGA
- a CDS encoding acyl-CoA thioesterase, with translation MHPLDKALELESAGDDLLRGRTLPEWANMVGPFGGITAATMLQAVELNPQRHGRPIALTVNYVAPIADGDFEIKTRAVKTNRSNQHWIVELSQAGEVKTTATAIFGLRRDGWSDTEIEQPQVCAPEDVEPSVPPFGVAWFDNFDMRFVDGGMPDAANDPVESASSTSTLWVRNNPPRPLDFVALTAVSDIFYPRIFLRRGQFVPAGTVSISVYFHADDEQLAAQGDDFLLGTARAHRYSGGYFDQSARLFGRDGTLLATSHQFVYFKA, from the coding sequence GTGCATCCCTTGGACAAGGCCCTTGAGCTCGAATCAGCAGGTGACGACCTGCTGCGCGGACGGACGCTGCCGGAGTGGGCCAACATGGTGGGGCCGTTCGGCGGCATCACCGCGGCCACCATGCTGCAGGCGGTGGAGCTGAACCCACAACGGCATGGCCGGCCGATCGCGCTGACCGTGAACTACGTAGCGCCCATCGCCGACGGTGACTTCGAGATCAAGACCCGGGCCGTCAAGACCAACCGGTCCAATCAGCACTGGATCGTCGAACTCAGCCAGGCCGGTGAGGTCAAGACCACGGCGACCGCGATCTTCGGGCTGCGTCGCGACGGCTGGTCGGACACCGAGATCGAACAGCCGCAGGTCTGCGCGCCCGAGGACGTCGAACCGTCGGTCCCGCCGTTCGGCGTCGCGTGGTTCGACAACTTCGACATGCGGTTCGTCGACGGCGGAATGCCGGATGCCGCGAATGATCCGGTCGAATCGGCGAGCTCGACCTCGACGTTGTGGGTCCGCAACAACCCGCCCAGGCCACTGGATTTCGTCGCATTGACCGCGGTGAGCGACATCTTCTATCCGCGGATTTTCCTGCGACGCGGTCAGTTCGTTCCTGCTGGGACCGTATCGATCTCGGTGTACTTCCATGCCGACGACGAGCAGCTTGCGGCCCAGGGGGATGACTTCCTGCTGGGAACGGCACGGGCACACCGGTATTCCGGCGGCTACTTCGACCAGAGTGCACGCCTGTTCGGTCGGGACGGCACGTTGCTGGCCACCAGCCACCAGTTCGTCTACTTCAAGGCCTGA
- a CDS encoding PucR family transcriptional regulator yields MVLVGDLLQARALGLSAVEVGRPDAAVRWVATSELADPGPFLEGGEILLTTGLETGAWHGQWDSYVRRLADAGVAGIGFAVGLTHAETPAELVEACRRHQVNLFEVPRPTTFVAISRYVAHLLEEQESTATRESLKTQRKLISAAAKPDPAVAVITALAAALDGATCLMNPDGRVLTGPVGARRSELPLDEVADDVRRLHAHGLRSAAAQSNPTLSVSVHPIGLRGRASAYLAALMPARASEEHRQAVTTAVALLGLIDEQDRSRATTRRHLRSRALELLAESDVRTAQLVLEVDQTATVLPKRIRFLRAAGDESSIDNAVASLERRGVLAGVYAGELCAITEPSRAESTASRLIEDGLHVGIGNSVAPSDGETGYRTAGLALGQATDGSGAVVWDRVIGNGPLGLIDPDKAAAFAESWLHGLDSEQLETLRCFLRHHGSRLKVAEELGLHRNTVRNRLAAIESALPGKLDDPQTRVSAWIALQSVPENVRP; encoded by the coding sequence ATGGTGCTGGTCGGCGATCTCCTGCAGGCACGCGCACTCGGACTGAGTGCCGTCGAGGTCGGGCGGCCGGACGCGGCGGTCCGCTGGGTGGCCACCAGTGAGCTCGCCGACCCGGGGCCGTTCTTGGAAGGCGGCGAGATCCTGTTGACCACCGGACTGGAAACCGGGGCCTGGCACGGCCAGTGGGACAGCTACGTGCGCCGGCTGGCCGACGCCGGCGTGGCGGGCATCGGGTTCGCGGTCGGACTCACCCACGCCGAGACACCCGCTGAACTCGTCGAAGCCTGCCGCAGACACCAGGTGAACCTTTTCGAGGTGCCGCGCCCGACCACGTTCGTCGCGATCAGCCGCTACGTCGCACACTTGCTGGAGGAGCAGGAGTCCACCGCCACCCGCGAGTCGCTCAAGACGCAGCGCAAGCTCATCTCGGCAGCAGCCAAACCCGATCCTGCTGTCGCGGTCATCACGGCACTGGCCGCAGCGCTCGACGGCGCGACCTGTCTGATGAATCCCGACGGCCGGGTCCTCACCGGCCCGGTAGGCGCCCGCCGCAGTGAGTTGCCGCTCGACGAGGTCGCCGACGATGTCAGGAGGCTTCATGCCCACGGATTGCGTTCGGCTGCGGCACAGTCCAATCCGACCCTGTCTGTGTCGGTGCACCCCATCGGATTGCGCGGACGGGCATCGGCATATCTGGCCGCCTTGATGCCGGCCAGGGCGTCGGAGGAACACCGTCAAGCGGTGACGACAGCGGTGGCCCTTTTGGGACTCATCGACGAGCAGGACCGCAGCCGCGCCACCACCCGACGACACCTGCGCAGCCGAGCACTCGAGCTTCTCGCCGAAAGTGATGTCCGCACCGCCCAATTGGTGCTGGAGGTGGACCAGACGGCGACGGTGCTGCCGAAACGTATTCGCTTCCTGCGAGCCGCCGGGGACGAGTCCTCCATAGATAATGCGGTGGCCTCGCTGGAACGACGCGGTGTACTTGCCGGGGTCTACGCCGGCGAGCTGTGCGCGATCACCGAACCTTCCCGTGCCGAATCGACCGCCTCCCGGTTGATCGAAGACGGGTTACATGTCGGAATCGGGAACTCGGTCGCGCCCAGCGACGGAGAGACCGGCTACCGGACCGCCGGCCTGGCGCTGGGCCAGGCCACCGACGGGTCCGGTGCCGTGGTGTGGGATCGGGTGATCGGCAACGGCCCGCTCGGTCTGATCGACCCCGACAAGGCTGCCGCCTTCGCCGAATCCTGGTTGCACGGCCTCGATTCCGAGCAGTTGGAAACCCTTCGTTGTTTCTTGCGCCACCACGGATCGCGACTCAAGGTCGCCGAGGAGCTCGGTCTGCACCGCAACACGGTGCGCAATCGTCTCGCGGCCATCGAGTCGGCCCTGCCAGGAAAGCTCGACGATCCCCAGACCCGGGTGAGCGCCTGGATCGCCCTGCAGTCGGTTCCCGAGAACGTCAGGCCTTGA
- the gabT gene encoding 4-aminobutyrate--2-oxoglutarate transaminase: MTIAEITGAAIAQERRLVTAIPGPLSQEMQARKTAAVAGGVGTTLPVYVVAAGGGILVDADGNQLIDFGSGIAVTTVGNSAPAVVDAVTQQVAAFTHTCFMVTPYEGYVRVAEELNRLTPGDHEKRSVLFNSGAEAVENAVKIARAYTRRQAVVVFDHAYHGRTNLTMAMTAKNQPYKNGFGPFAGEVYRVPTSFPFRDGETDGAAAAARALDLIDKQVGAENVAAVVIEPIQGEGGFIVPAPGFLSALQDWCTEAGAVFVADEVQSGFARTGAMFAVEHDGVVPDLIVTAKGIAGGLPLSAVTGRAEIMDAPHAGGLGGTYGGNPIACAAALAVIDTIEREGLLARAVEIEKTMIGRLSAIAAEDSRIGEVRGRGAMIAVELVKAGTSVPDADLAKQVSAAAHAQGLVVLTCGTYGNVLRFLPPLSMPDHLLVEGLDILAGIFAETR; the protein is encoded by the coding sequence GTGACCATCGCCGAGATCACGGGTGCGGCCATCGCTCAGGAACGCCGGCTCGTCACCGCCATTCCGGGCCCGCTCTCGCAGGAGATGCAGGCACGGAAAACCGCTGCGGTGGCCGGTGGAGTCGGGACCACCCTGCCCGTCTACGTGGTGGCCGCAGGCGGCGGAATCCTCGTCGACGCCGACGGTAACCAGCTCATCGACTTCGGCTCCGGCATCGCCGTGACCACCGTGGGCAACAGCGCGCCCGCCGTCGTGGACGCGGTCACCCAGCAGGTCGCCGCGTTCACCCACACCTGCTTCATGGTGACGCCTTACGAGGGCTACGTGCGGGTTGCCGAGGAGCTCAACCGGCTCACCCCGGGTGACCATGAGAAGCGCAGCGTGCTGTTCAACTCCGGCGCCGAAGCCGTCGAGAACGCTGTGAAGATCGCCCGGGCCTACACCCGCAGGCAGGCCGTCGTCGTGTTCGACCACGCCTACCACGGCCGCACCAACCTGACCATGGCGATGACCGCCAAGAACCAGCCGTATAAAAACGGGTTCGGGCCGTTCGCCGGTGAGGTGTACCGCGTGCCCACTTCGTTCCCGTTCCGTGACGGCGAGACCGACGGAGCCGCCGCGGCCGCTCGCGCCCTCGACCTGATCGACAAGCAGGTCGGTGCCGAAAACGTGGCCGCCGTGGTGATCGAGCCGATCCAGGGTGAGGGTGGATTCATCGTTCCCGCACCGGGATTCCTGAGCGCGCTGCAGGACTGGTGCACCGAGGCCGGCGCGGTCTTCGTCGCCGACGAGGTGCAGTCGGGCTTCGCCCGCACCGGTGCCATGTTCGCTGTCGAGCATGACGGCGTCGTACCCGATCTGATCGTCACCGCCAAGGGCATCGCCGGCGGACTGCCGCTGTCGGCGGTCACCGGCCGCGCCGAGATCATGGACGCACCGCATGCCGGCGGCCTCGGTGGTACCTACGGCGGTAACCCGATCGCGTGTGCGGCTGCGCTCGCAGTCATCGACACCATCGAGCGCGAGGGCCTGCTCGCCCGTGCCGTGGAGATCGAGAAGACCATGATCGGCCGGCTCAGCGCGATCGCGGCTGAGGATTCCCGGATCGGTGAGGTTCGCGGCCGTGGCGCCATGATCGCCGTCGAACTGGTCAAGGCGGGCACGTCCGTGCCCGATGCCGATCTGGCCAAGCAGGTTTCGGCAGCCGCGCACGCCCAGGGCCTGGTCGTCCTGACCTGCGGCACCTACGGCAATGTGCTGCGGTTCCTGCCGCCGCTTTCGATGCCCGATCACCTCCTCGTGGAGGGGCTCGACATCCTGGCCGGCATCTTCGCCGAGACCCGCTAG
- a CDS encoding NAD-dependent succinate-semialdehyde dehydrogenase — protein MNTQKVIAELDAKHGIVIDGQARGAANTFEVHDPATGRTVAEVADGTAADARSAVDAAHRAFPGWAKTSPRQRSDILRRVFDLMIADTERLTALICAENGKSQADARAEVGYAAEFFRWFSEEAVRTDGAYGVSPAGGTRTVVTHKPVGVAALVTPWNFPAAMATRKIAPALAAGCTVVLKPAAETPLTALAIAGILSAAGVPDGVVNLVPTTDAAGVVENWLSDDRVRKVSFTGSTGVGRVLLKQAAERIVNASMELGGNAPFIVTADADVDAAIAGAMVAKFRGGGQACTAANRFYVHASVVDEFVAGFGAEVSALRAGPASDPASQIGPLVSERAAQRVAAAIDAAVADGAVVAAQAQAPTAGWFVAPTLLTGVAPDAAILADEIFGPVAPVVVWNDEDELLRWANDTEYGLAAYVYAGRLQDAVRLAEALDAGMVGINRGVVSDPSTPFGGMKQSGLGREGARIGMHEFQETQYFSVAFD, from the coding sequence GTGAACACGCAGAAGGTGATCGCCGAACTGGACGCCAAGCACGGCATCGTCATCGACGGGCAGGCGCGCGGTGCGGCCAACACGTTCGAGGTGCACGATCCGGCCACAGGCCGGACCGTCGCCGAGGTCGCCGACGGCACCGCCGCCGACGCCCGATCGGCAGTGGACGCCGCCCACCGCGCGTTCCCCGGCTGGGCCAAGACCAGTCCGCGACAGCGCAGCGACATCCTGCGCCGGGTTTTCGATCTCATGATCGCCGACACCGAGCGCCTCACTGCCCTCATCTGTGCGGAGAACGGCAAATCGCAGGCCGACGCTCGTGCCGAAGTCGGGTACGCCGCGGAGTTCTTCCGCTGGTTCTCCGAGGAAGCGGTACGGACCGACGGCGCGTACGGCGTCAGCCCTGCCGGTGGCACCCGCACCGTGGTCACCCACAAGCCGGTCGGGGTGGCGGCACTGGTGACGCCGTGGAATTTCCCCGCCGCGATGGCGACCAGAAAGATCGCTCCGGCGCTGGCCGCAGGGTGCACCGTCGTGCTCAAGCCGGCGGCCGAGACACCGCTGACCGCGTTGGCGATCGCCGGAATTCTCTCGGCCGCAGGCGTCCCCGACGGTGTGGTCAACCTGGTGCCCACCACCGACGCCGCCGGGGTGGTCGAAAACTGGTTGAGCGATGACCGTGTCCGCAAGGTGTCTTTCACCGGGTCAACCGGCGTCGGCCGGGTGCTGCTCAAGCAGGCGGCCGAGCGGATCGTCAACGCCAGCATGGAACTCGGCGGCAACGCCCCGTTCATCGTCACCGCCGACGCCGACGTCGACGCGGCGATCGCCGGTGCGATGGTGGCCAAGTTCCGTGGCGGCGGACAGGCCTGCACCGCAGCCAACCGCTTCTATGTACACGCGTCGGTCGTCGACGAATTCGTCGCCGGCTTCGGCGCTGAGGTGTCGGCGCTGCGGGCCGGCCCCGCCAGCGACCCGGCGTCGCAGATCGGCCCGCTGGTGAGCGAGCGCGCGGCACAGCGAGTGGCCGCCGCGATCGATGCCGCGGTGGCCGACGGTGCGGTGGTTGCCGCGCAGGCGCAGGCCCCCACCGCGGGCTGGTTCGTCGCCCCCACGCTGCTGACCGGTGTCGCGCCGGATGCCGCGATCCTGGCCGACGAGATCTTCGGGCCGGTCGCCCCGGTGGTCGTGTGGAACGACGAGGACGAGCTGCTTCGTTGGGCCAACGACACCGAGTACGGCTTGGCCGCATACGTTTACGCCGGCCGGCTGCAGGACGCGGTGCGACTTGCCGAAGCCCTGGACGCCGGCATGGTCGGCATCAACCGCGGCGTGGTGTCCGACCCGTCGACTCCGTTCGGCGGGATGAAGCAGAGCGGCCTCGGTCGTGAAGGCGCGCGCATCGGCATGCACGAGTTCCAAGAGACGCAGTACTTCAGCGTGGCCTTCGACTGA